One part of the Enterobacter kobei genome encodes these proteins:
- a CDS encoding peptidase M14, whose product MSVEWVDVADSAVKIGLGALITIVGGWITLKLTHRHEIRKEAVAQRLRDIEKKTDRYIDFLSSSQLLMQKYLYDSCNPGSEDYTDYMRLHNVVSLTSTSELRAYAFDTQAKVSQFILLRKPSDIIDSCRDAARNSVSVLQGVVSAELLQDKAALQGKPHAWWAFWQR is encoded by the coding sequence ATGTCAGTTGAATGGGTGGATGTGGCTGATAGTGCTGTTAAAATCGGGCTGGGTGCGTTAATCACCATTGTTGGCGGTTGGATTACATTAAAATTAACACACCGCCATGAAATCAGGAAAGAAGCAGTGGCTCAACGACTGCGAGATATAGAGAAAAAAACAGACCGCTATATAGATTTCCTTTCTTCATCGCAATTGCTGATGCAAAAATATCTTTATGATTCATGTAACCCAGGCAGTGAGGATTACACCGATTATATGCGGTTACATAATGTTGTGAGTCTCACATCTACGTCAGAATTGCGAGCCTATGCTTTTGATACTCAGGCAAAAGTATCGCAATTTATCCTGCTCAGAAAACCCAGTGATATTATTGACTCCTGCCGTGATGCCGCGAGAAATTCCGTTTCTGTGCTTCAGGGGGTAGTGAGTGCCGAATTGCTTCAAGATAAAGCTGCACTTCAGGGCAAACCCCATGCATGGTGGGCGTTTTGGCAGAGGTAA
- a CDS encoding KAP family P-loop NTPase fold protein, with protein sequence MAAGTELARAGFEGPVIKAEDDRYGFSAIADGLARSICELDENISTVIGIEGKWGSGKTSLLNLLTARLRQKAPAATEIVPFSPWLISPDESPVTSLLLTIAGRLAKYETAAQEDIRNVTTVTGTLVNYAQQTSRRLAPVARLAGKLGVPGFEIAADVMETLGETDLQQRQKTAAELRAELENKITALGISFIIVIDDLDRLEPAQAVEILRMVRSVADFSRFRYVMCYDREVLAHAVERGLGVPDGRLYLQKIIPLSFALPRPESFTLRRQFRESALLIGREVSGREPDAYSERLLEQFVEVYGERLSTPREVNQALNAIRFRYHGLRDYVYFPDLCLLQLINTVNPEFASWTEDYLTAWSVVVSRDGSVGEEETKILIDRLFTSLEKFGASRAASPWELVTWLPGITGFDREHLRIFESQRTAEAEQATNQRRLGSITYWRYYFSFSAPQNVMSDADIQQIIELAASDYAALEARLLNSVTDNGISSRTWFEHILTRLTPGLTENSGDVVQRNLLTFFFRCSDRILPFYRERNLFFRQEDIGIDLLVTQLIQQLLSGRRRETVRFISRLFRKAEAFAWAALYLRDFLPKRSAQSTNKTDIFTAEEAEQLRLALTTRLKETRIRRELSQVPYLSIFLSAWAELAGDEVVREWASEIVLTDRAFLQMLLNLRTPVSSNRGQYLKLNLDHVNRFLGIPAREKFRELKAKQIPPLSGMTAAIEDAIRMNEEH encoded by the coding sequence ATGGCTGCCGGAACAGAACTTGCACGTGCCGGTTTTGAGGGGCCGGTTATAAAAGCTGAAGATGACCGCTACGGTTTTTCAGCCATTGCGGACGGGCTGGCCCGGAGCATTTGCGAACTGGATGAAAATATCAGCACCGTTATCGGTATTGAGGGCAAATGGGGATCAGGGAAAACGAGTCTCCTTAACCTGCTGACTGCCCGGCTCAGACAGAAGGCTCCGGCTGCTACCGAAATCGTGCCGTTTTCACCGTGGCTTATTTCTCCGGACGAGAGTCCGGTAACGTCGTTGTTGCTGACCATTGCGGGCAGGCTGGCGAAGTATGAAACCGCGGCTCAGGAGGATATACGTAACGTGACGACGGTAACCGGTACGCTGGTTAACTATGCGCAGCAGACCTCCCGCAGGCTTGCCCCGGTTGCTCGTCTGGCCGGTAAATTAGGCGTGCCCGGATTTGAGATTGCCGCCGATGTGATGGAGACGCTGGGAGAAACAGACCTGCAACAACGGCAGAAAACGGCAGCAGAACTGCGCGCAGAACTTGAAAATAAAATCACAGCCCTTGGGATCAGTTTTATCATCGTTATTGACGATCTGGACAGACTTGAGCCCGCCCAGGCGGTCGAAATATTACGTATGGTTCGTTCAGTGGCTGATTTCTCCAGGTTTCGCTATGTCATGTGTTATGACAGGGAGGTGCTGGCACATGCTGTTGAGCGCGGGCTGGGTGTACCGGACGGACGGCTTTATCTGCAGAAAATAATCCCGCTGTCATTTGCTCTTCCCCGACCGGAGAGCTTTACCCTGCGTAGGCAGTTTCGTGAAAGCGCCCTGCTAATAGGGCGCGAGGTCAGCGGGCGTGAGCCTGATGCATACAGTGAGCGGTTGCTGGAGCAATTTGTCGAGGTCTACGGAGAGCGGCTTTCCACACCACGGGAAGTAAACCAGGCACTCAATGCCATACGTTTCCGGTACCACGGACTGCGGGATTATGTGTATTTTCCTGATTTGTGTCTTCTGCAGCTTATTAATACCGTAAATCCTGAGTTTGCCTCCTGGACTGAAGATTACCTGACTGCATGGTCAGTGGTTGTCAGTCGTGACGGTTCGGTTGGGGAGGAAGAGACGAAGATACTGATCGACAGGCTTTTCACCTCACTGGAGAAGTTCGGAGCATCCAGGGCCGCTTCTCCGTGGGAACTGGTTACGTGGCTGCCAGGCATTACCGGATTTGACAGAGAGCACCTGCGGATCTTTGAAAGCCAGCGTACAGCCGAGGCGGAGCAGGCTACAAATCAGCGCCGGCTGGGGAGCATTACCTACTGGCGCTATTATTTTTCATTTTCAGCTCCTCAGAACGTGATGTCTGACGCCGATATTCAGCAGATTATTGAGCTTGCGGCCAGTGATTATGCTGCGCTGGAAGCACGCCTTTTGAATAGCGTTACGGATAACGGCATATCCTCCCGAACCTGGTTTGAGCATATCCTGACGCGCCTCACTCCCGGGCTCACAGAAAACTCAGGTGACGTGGTTCAGCGCAATCTTCTGACGTTCTTTTTCCGCTGTAGCGATCGCATCCTGCCCTTTTATCGTGAAAGAAATCTTTTTTTTCGTCAGGAAGACATCGGTATCGACTTACTCGTCACGCAGCTGATACAACAGCTGCTGTCAGGGAGACGCAGGGAGACGGTACGTTTCATTTCCCGTCTTTTCCGTAAGGCAGAAGCCTTTGCATGGGCCGCATTATATCTGCGTGATTTTCTGCCGAAGCGCAGCGCACAAAGCACGAATAAGACAGACATTTTTACTGCCGAGGAGGCAGAGCAGCTACGCCTGGCGTTAACTACACGGCTTAAAGAAACGCGGATCCGGAGAGAACTGTCACAAGTTCCTTACCTGTCAATTTTCCTGTCAGCTTGGGCCGAGCTTGCGGGCGATGAAGTTGTCAGAGAGTGGGCCAGCGAAATCGTTCTGACCGACAGGGCTTTTCTGCAGATGTTGCTTAACCTCAGAACGCCCGTCAGCAGCAACCGGGGTCAGTATCTGAAGCTTAACCTTGATCATGTGAACCGTTTTTTAGGCATCCCTGCGCGCGAAAAATTTCGGGAACTAAAAGCGAAGCAAATACCCCCCTTATCCGGAATGACAGCAGCAATTGAGGATGCCATCCGCATGAATGAGGAACACTGA